The following proteins are co-located in the Camelina sativa cultivar DH55 chromosome 12, Cs, whole genome shotgun sequence genome:
- the LOC104731874 gene encoding protein ACCELERATED CELL DEATH 6-like isoform X2 encodes MKLLRGIVNLKAKNLDGKTAMDILQTYKSPRFPKISRLLNRAKERLLCGSTMTLAENLSKKPSFFEKRNTLLGLTNLSKIRHTSLDTSDNRSVILVVAILIATATYQAGFSPPGGFWQEDSKPGDFTTHFAGEMTMSSEGASFFYVFNGVAFFSSLYVIMILITGLPMWMVLYGSTVALGIANFASFSETFPYPNSAFGYTAMTLAPFTYPIMTGCLLSPPFFSFLINKRRRHRVDFPARYFSSVQ; translated from the coding sequence ATGAAGTTGTTACGTGGAATCGTTAACTTAAAAGCCAAGAACTTGGATGGTAAGACCGCGATGGACATACTCCAAACTTACAAATCTCCTCGTTTCCCTAAAATAAGCAGACTTCTCAACCGTGCTAAAGAAAGACTACTTTGTGGTTCCACAATGACTCTTGCGGAAAATTTGAGCAAGAAGCCATCGTTTTTTGAGAAACGAAACACTCTCTTGGGGCTGACCAATCTGAGTAAGATTAGGCACACGTCTCTAGATACCAGTGACAACCGCAGTGTGATACTTGTGGTGGCTATACTGATAGCCACAGCTACATACCAAGCTGGTTTCAGTCCTCCTGGTGGATTTTGGCAAGAAGATTCAAAGCCCGGAGACTTCACTACTCACTTCGCTGGGGAGATGACTATGTCTAGCGAAGGTGCCTCATTTTTTTATGTCTTCAATGGAGTTGCCTTCTTCTCATCTCTATATGTGATCATGATCCTCATAACTGGACTTCCCATGTGGATGGTCCTTTACGGTTCAACAGTAGCTCTTGGGATTGCTAATTTTGCATCGTTCAGCGAAACATTCCCATATCCAAACAGCGCATTTGGGTATACTGCAATGACACTTGCGCCCTTCACATACCCAATAATGACAGGGTGCTTGCTATCACCTCCTTTTTTTTCATTCCTTAT
- the LOC109127955 gene encoding ankyrin repeat-containing protein At2g01680-like yields the protein MELMILKPSLALKLNASGFSAIHLALQNNHIRMARGFVAFDSSLVSVKGRGSTTALHHVARIGDAELLSEFLFACPSSIEDLTIKCETAAHVAVKNHQFTAFKVLLGWVKRENREEILNWKDEDGNTVYHIAASTNQTEVLVLFILRLYSVLSQFLSAIDVKMSGEVVENLLDVLDNFERAKSQIKVETEGEERITNSYQSIYKQFVEILGSLGVIHVETVGKQFDPMVSSLLLAN from the exons ATGGAGTTAATGATTCTTAAGCCGTCGCTTGCTCTTAAGCTAAACGCTTCAGGTTTCAGCGCAATCCATTTAGCTCTGCAAAACAACCATATTCGAATGGCGAGAGGGTTTGTGGCATTTGACAGCAGCTTAGTCAGCGTCAAAGGAAGAGGAAGTACTACTGCTTTGCATCATGTGGCTCGAATAGGTGATGCAGAGTTGTTGAGTGAGTTCTTGTTTGCTTGTCCATCTTCTATAGAAGATTTGACGATTAAGTGTGAGACAGCCGCGCACGTTGCTGTTAAGAACCACCAGTTTACGGCATTTAAGGTTCTGTTGGGATGggtcaaaagagaaaacaggGAGGAAATATTGAACTGGAAGGATGAAGATGGCAACACAGTCTACCATATTGCTGCATCAACTAATCAAACCGAG GTGTTGGTGTTGtttattttaagattatatTCTGTTCTGTCTCAGTTTTTATCAGCAATTGATGTGAAAATGTCT GGAGAGGTTGTTGAGAATCTGTTGGATGTTTTGGATAATTTCGAGAGAGCTAAATCCCAAATTAAGGTGGAGACTGAGGGAGAAGAGAGAATCACTAATAGTTATCAGAGTATATACAAACAGTTTGTTGAAATTCTGGGCTCACTTGGTGTTATCCATGTGGAGACAGTCGGGAAGCAGTTTGATCCAATGGTAAGCAGTCTCTTACTAGCAAACTAA